A part of Paraliobacillus zengyii genomic DNA contains:
- a CDS encoding diguanylate cyclase — MFIEEFFLNLTVLISFIFLYHQIYRSKFVTTSTRNSHLFSHRGILLGIAGGLLGIVLMHFSIQVDGNTIIDLRVIPLMLVALYGGWIATTITGASIIFFRFLIGVNLSSLSNLLLVIFSALIFLFFASRMKNRWLSIITMLVLSNTVFSFITYALIADFKVYLTINVAYWLITITAGILAISMNNHLLQSNRLFKEYEMNAFIDPLTGLNNVRSFDRAFNGAKQRIVKKQENLSILVIDIDHFKQVNDTYGHPQGDLILKHVATLIKDSCRSVDTVSRNGGEEFTVLVTDLSHVSVSQIAEKIRKNVSEYTFSINNDTLHINITISIGVATYLVNTGDVDDLYRNADAALYKAKNSGRNMVCSYSDIDKDGSNYIKLE; from the coding sequence ATGTTTATTGAAGAATTCTTCTTAAATCTTACAGTCTTAATTTCATTTATATTTCTATATCATCAAATCTATCGTTCAAAATTTGTAACAACTTCAACACGAAACAGTCATTTATTTAGTCATAGAGGCATTCTACTTGGTATTGCAGGTGGGCTATTAGGTATTGTATTAATGCACTTTAGTATCCAAGTCGATGGTAATACGATAATCGACTTAAGAGTAATTCCATTAATGCTTGTTGCGCTATATGGTGGTTGGATTGCGACAACTATTACAGGAGCTAGCATCATCTTTTTCCGATTTCTAATAGGTGTTAATCTATCTTCCCTATCAAATTTACTCTTAGTGATCTTTTCAGCACTAATCTTTTTATTTTTTGCTAGTAGAATGAAAAACAGGTGGTTGTCTATTATCACGATGCTTGTTCTTAGTAATACCGTATTTTCGTTTATAACATATGCTCTAATTGCTGATTTTAAAGTTTATCTTACGATTAATGTTGCGTATTGGCTAATAACAATTACAGCTGGCATACTTGCTATCTCAATGAATAATCACTTACTCCAATCAAATAGGTTATTTAAAGAGTATGAAATGAACGCATTCATAGACCCATTAACTGGACTGAATAATGTAAGAAGTTTTGACCGTGCATTTAATGGAGCGAAACAAAGAATAGTTAAAAAGCAAGAAAATTTATCTATTTTAGTTATTGATATTGATCACTTCAAGCAGGTAAATGACACCTATGGACATCCCCAAGGTGATCTAATTCTTAAACATGTCGCCACACTCATTAAAGATAGTTGTCGTTCAGTTGATACTGTATCAAGAAATGGTGGTGAAGAATTTACCGTTCTAGTTACGGATCTTTCACATGTAAGTGTCTCGCAAATAGCTGAAAAAATCAGAAAAAATGTTTCGGAATATACCTTTTCAATAAATAATGACACCTTACATATTAACATTACCATATCAATTGGTGTCGCAACGTATCTTGTTAACACAGGTGATGTGGATGACTTGTATAGAAACGCAGATGCTGCATTATACAAGGCAAAAAATAGCGGTAGAAATATGGTCTGCTCCTACTCAGATATTGATAAAGATGGTAGTAACTACATCAAATTGGAATGA
- a CDS encoding ABC transporter ATP-binding protein: protein MTIKLHNTSITFDGVEKVEALKNISLTIEDKECLAILGPSGSGKTTLLNVIGGMLPLTSGEIHIDGQAIHELKASELQTFRRTKIGYIFQDYRLFDQFTVLENVMLPQWPYDSKDTIEIKARALLKELQISHREKSFPALLSGGEKQRVAIARAMLHQPDILLCDEPTGNLDADNRNNVMGIIEELRIKGITIILVTHDQEVAKRGTRELFIRDGQLV from the coding sequence ATGACTATCAAACTGCATAATACTTCTATTACATTTGACGGAGTAGAAAAAGTGGAAGCATTAAAAAACATTTCTTTAACAATAGAAGACAAGGAATGCCTAGCCATATTGGGTCCATCTGGCTCTGGGAAAACAACATTGCTCAATGTCATTGGTGGAATGCTTCCGCTTACTAGTGGAGAAATTCATATTGATGGACAAGCCATTCACGAGTTAAAAGCTAGTGAATTACAAACATTCCGAAGAACAAAAATCGGTTATATTTTTCAAGACTATCGGTTATTTGATCAATTCACCGTCTTAGAAAATGTCATGTTACCCCAATGGCCCTATGATTCAAAGGATACTATTGAAATAAAAGCACGTGCATTATTAAAAGAACTACAAATTAGTCATCGCGAAAAATCGTTTCCTGCTTTACTTTCTGGTGGTGAAAAGCAGCGGGTTGCAATAGCTAGAGCTATGCTTCATCAACCTGATATTTTATTATGTGATGAACCAACTGGAAATTTAGATGCAGATAATCGTAACAATGTGATGGGAATTATCGAGGAACTCAGAATAAAAGGCATAACCATCATTCTTGTGACACATGACCAAGAAGTTGCCAAGCGCGGTACCAGAGAACTATTTATTCGTGATGGTCAACTAGTTTAA
- a CDS encoding ABC transporter permease yields the protein MHRLAFLQLNRNKWKHFLFFLALLLIFITVPLALNSLQGAHQQVESDITFYARGSYDLLVRPMDSADPLEKELGIVPENYIGFGNGGISIATWETIKNREDIEIAAPVASLGYFTGVESTFGVYPPDADYMRYTLEFATTDGVTSYPIEPTYMCALLKYETEMFTYENIINHDNLRNNCDEVPAFPLPITYHLVVGIDPTEEEKLTNTSFASIAPDSSLNGTGSWYTADYPNATLLPIIEVVDAATSLSTNLSVAKLGLSPDDILQFRDQLGLVDASETEDPTLPTSFFQQKDTPEYNNLIEILSTQDTIENKDYNLNLSSLINAFDQNKQGIYLTEDGELDTIESHPELFDLGYSISQGMSAASTYYQASKTPYQLTDGKLSVNILDVKNGVPIYRDLIRHGNTMVEVFNDDALTPEDIAFIPDPVDTVVMGEKNAQLAASPLGIYQFEPARYIGEDKKDSIELEPTMTPGSFVTPSAKGLTNMEAAVTVKGEEAIDAIRVKVAGIDQYTDEAAEKIEAIAQELRTMNLNVTIVAGASPQQVEVDVEGIGLVEESWTTLGAAGTIVSEWRITNVVLSVLFVFVGCAYILNRFTFWRITKENDTLLLSQLGWTNHHIQALWSREVLYILAGAAILAIPLLIGLSQLGGLTTAIYLYQLIAVITTTVFVWFFVRKAIPKMLQPSKPKNISIKKEQSTKRRSLVSRNIYYYWNYIVSTFIQLAIVSTLATFVYLAINETVKQTNATVLGQYINVQVNHWHLILVASAYILAFITLIEALMSLFKIRKQEIKQLLSIGWQQKDIFTLYMKEILLWTGCALLIGNLASILLFVVLYTLNWTIFIVAALSFASLYLFITVLAMLVVWRYVSK from the coding sequence ATGCACCGTCTAGCTTTCCTTCAACTAAATCGTAATAAATGGAAACATTTCCTCTTTTTTCTTGCACTATTACTCATTTTCATAACCGTTCCTCTTGCCTTGAATTCCCTTCAAGGTGCACATCAACAAGTGGAATCTGATATCACTTTCTATGCTAGAGGTAGCTATGATTTACTTGTTCGTCCAATGGATTCAGCGGATCCATTGGAGAAAGAACTAGGAATCGTCCCAGAAAACTACATCGGTTTTGGCAATGGTGGCATTTCTATCGCTACATGGGAAACGATTAAGAACCGTGAAGATATTGAAATTGCGGCTCCAGTAGCCTCACTCGGCTACTTTACTGGGGTTGAATCCACTTTCGGCGTCTATCCACCTGATGCGGATTACATGCGTTACACTTTGGAATTCGCAACTACCGATGGGGTTACGAGTTATCCTATTGAACCCACTTATATGTGTGCTTTGTTAAAATATGAGACAGAAATGTTTACTTATGAAAACATTATCAATCATGATAATTTACGAAATAACTGTGACGAAGTCCCTGCTTTTCCTCTACCCATTACCTATCATTTGGTTGTTGGTATAGATCCGACTGAAGAGGAGAAGTTAACTAACACTTCTTTCGCAAGCATTGCACCTGACTCTAGCTTAAACGGTACTGGATCGTGGTATACTGCCGATTATCCAAATGCAACACTTCTTCCTATCATTGAAGTGGTAGATGCAGCTACTTCTTTATCAACAAACTTATCTGTAGCTAAGCTTGGTTTATCACCTGATGATATTCTTCAATTCAGGGATCAATTAGGTTTAGTTGATGCTAGTGAAACGGAAGATCCAACTTTACCAACTAGTTTTTTTCAACAAAAAGACACGCCAGAGTACAATAATCTGATAGAAATCTTGTCCACACAAGATACAATTGAAAACAAAGACTACAATCTCAATTTATCCTCGCTGATCAATGCATTTGATCAAAATAAGCAAGGAATATACCTTACAGAAGATGGCGAATTAGATACCATTGAAAGTCATCCTGAACTTTTTGATCTGGGATATTCTATTTCTCAAGGTATGAGTGCAGCTAGCACATATTATCAAGCTAGCAAAACGCCATACCAGCTAACCGACGGGAAATTATCCGTTAATATATTAGACGTTAAAAATGGGGTTCCTATCTATCGGGATTTAATAAGGCATGGAAATACGATGGTGGAGGTATTTAATGATGATGCATTAACCCCTGAAGACATTGCATTCATTCCAGATCCCGTTGACACAGTAGTGATGGGAGAAAAAAATGCGCAACTAGCCGCAAGTCCGTTGGGTATTTATCAATTTGAACCAGCTAGATATATCGGAGAGGATAAAAAAGATTCAATAGAATTAGAACCAACCATGACACCTGGAAGTTTCGTTACTCCCTCTGCTAAAGGACTTACCAATATGGAAGCAGCAGTTACCGTAAAAGGGGAGGAAGCTATTGATGCTATTCGCGTAAAAGTAGCTGGTATCGATCAATATACAGACGAAGCGGCAGAAAAGATCGAAGCAATTGCCCAGGAGCTTCGTACTATGAACCTAAATGTTACGATTGTAGCAGGGGCTTCTCCGCAACAAGTAGAGGTTGACGTAGAAGGGATTGGGCTTGTGGAAGAATCTTGGACAACACTTGGAGCAGCAGGAACAATTGTTAGTGAATGGCGTATTACGAACGTTGTCTTATCCGTCCTTTTTGTTTTCGTTGGATGTGCCTACATTCTTAATCGTTTTACCTTCTGGCGGATTACTAAAGAAAATGACACACTGCTATTATCGCAACTTGGCTGGACTAATCACCATATTCAAGCGTTGTGGAGCAGAGAAGTTTTATATATTTTAGCTGGAGCAGCTATATTGGCTATCCCATTGTTAATTGGGTTATCGCAATTGGGCGGATTGACCACGGCCATATACCTATATCAGCTTATAGCTGTTATAACGACTACCGTCTTTGTTTGGTTCTTTGTTCGGAAAGCAATACCGAAAATGCTCCAACCATCGAAGCCAAAAAACATTTCGATAAAAAAAGAGCAGTCTACCAAGCGAAGATCATTAGTTAGTAGAAACATATACTATTATTGGAACTATATTGTCTCAACATTTATCCAGCTAGCAATCGTTAGTACGTTAGCAACTTTTGTCTATCTTGCAATCAATGAAACAGTTAAGCAAACAAATGCAACCGTTCTTGGTCAATATATTAACGTTCAAGTTAATCATTGGCACCTTATCTTGGTAGCCTCTGCATATATCCTAGCATTTATTACACTAATTGAAGCGTTAATGTCGTTATTTAAAATTCGTAAACAAGAAATAAAACAATTGTTATCTATCGGTTGGCAACAGAAAGACATCTTTACTCTCTACATGAAAGAGATTCTTCTATGGACCGGTTGCGCCTTATTGATCGGGAATTTAGCAAGTATCCTATTGTTTGTCGTATTATATACATTAAACTGGACTATTTTTATTGTTGCCGCCCTATCTTTTGCTAGTTTATACTTGTTCATTACGGTATTAGCAATGTTGGTCGTTTGGCGATACGTTAGCAAATAA
- a CDS encoding Na+/H+ antiporter NhaC family protein — MDTSWMSIIPFLIVIPVAMFTRQVLPGLVLGLLVGSYIISPSLIGGMQEMLTYVIQALIDESNIKIIVFLYVFSGLIGMIKMTGGIKGFVEKSAEIITSKKQALFLTYVSTIGTFSAPTFRFVTIAPIMKAILKKVKMSTKELGFVIETTATPVIVLIPVATAFVGYMVSVIQISTETTGTTIDPYTLFIQSIPFNFFAIVIILLGIYLSFFHHSHTDAPLEMDEGKEDDWHDCHPAVHKDLPSKPLNLLIPVLLVIVLTLFLTWWDGRGAGQSLFKAFIRADVLQAMVVALLITIFVSIILYAIQRFKLSDLVNSFIVGGNDLMSVIVLLSIVWGLSSVTSDLGFSEFVTAHTDWIPQMFVTPLMFVFGATISYFIGSAWGTWGILMPLGVSLALSADVSLPLMIGAVFASGSFGAFASPLSDDTNTLANILDISTMDYARFKLKPALIAAAITTILYTGVTFIL; from the coding sequence ATCGATACGAGTTGGATGTCCATTATCCCTTTTTTGATTGTGATTCCTGTTGCCATGTTTACACGACAAGTACTTCCAGGTTTAGTGTTGGGACTACTTGTTGGATCCTACATCATTTCACCCTCACTTATTGGTGGCATGCAAGAGATGCTAACCTATGTGATACAAGCACTTATTGATGAAAGTAATATTAAAATTATTGTCTTCCTTTATGTTTTTTCTGGACTTATTGGGATGATCAAAATGACAGGTGGAATCAAAGGATTTGTTGAGAAATCGGCAGAAATAATTACCTCCAAAAAGCAAGCCTTATTTCTTACTTATGTCTCTACAATTGGAACATTTAGCGCACCGACCTTTCGTTTTGTAACGATAGCGCCAATTATGAAGGCGATATTAAAAAAGGTGAAAATGTCAACGAAAGAGCTAGGATTTGTAATTGAAACAACAGCAACACCTGTTATCGTCTTGATTCCAGTTGCAACTGCATTTGTTGGTTATATGGTATCTGTCATTCAAATTTCTACGGAAACCACGGGGACTACTATTGATCCTTATACACTTTTTATTCAGAGTATTCCATTTAACTTTTTTGCTATTGTAATTATTTTACTCGGCATCTATTTGAGTTTTTTTCATCATTCACATACGGATGCACCACTGGAAATGGATGAGGGAAAAGAAGACGACTGGCATGACTGTCATCCAGCGGTGCATAAGGATTTACCAAGTAAGCCACTAAACTTACTCATTCCTGTTTTATTAGTAATTGTACTCACGTTATTTTTGACCTGGTGGGATGGACGTGGTGCCGGTCAGTCATTATTTAAGGCCTTTATTCGTGCTGATGTATTACAGGCAATGGTAGTTGCCTTATTAATTACGATTTTTGTCTCGATTATTTTATATGCGATTCAACGTTTTAAATTAAGTGACTTAGTTAACAGCTTTATTGTTGGTGGGAATGATCTTATGTCTGTAATTGTTCTATTGTCGATTGTCTGGGGATTGTCATCTGTGACGAGTGATTTAGGATTTTCAGAATTCGTTACAGCACATACGGATTGGATCCCTCAGATGTTTGTCACACCACTTATGTTTGTTTTTGGCGCTACTATTTCTTATTTTATTGGTTCCGCCTGGGGGACGTGGGGAATTTTAATGCCTTTAGGTGTATCGCTTGCTTTATCTGCAGATGTATCCTTGCCATTAATGATCGGAGCAGTTTTCGCAAGTGGTTCGTTTGGCGCGTTTGCATCGCCTCTTAGTGATGACACAAATACATTAGCAAATATTCTAGATATATCTACTATGGACTATGCACGATTCAAGCTGAAACCAGCATTGATCGCAGCTGCAATAACTACGATTCTATATACTGGTGTGACTTTTATTCTTTAA
- a CDS encoding MotA/TolQ/ExbB proton channel family protein — MIEAILQLFTSEQKAQAILSNQMIELIFIILFVTFIVTFFVHVSLFSKLKKIRSYLQETNRMDIDPLRTFKEQFDLKQQTEPVKIETFVQEKFSSWRVYGIPIVSLIKMIQMTVSIFILIGILGTFIGLTMSLGNINSGGNQLVEDVASVLSGIDVAFYTSIAGMGLSLIMTVMIKALNTEFLLTDIMLKVETNLTENEQNGISKLIEVSESINNSILMLQKTNQKSLQSIESSFDGFKDYTSGLQQAAKDLATFNEGLSTNLHDFQLLFTSMNKVTNGFDDASKKLNKNFDQLFSYFKKIDQRNEQMASTFEHTYQKIEEVSTTQIDTLTHFEDTVVDLKTFTSSILDGQQTISKESQRLVRHMEEQNKEFKQIFGKDLGAKLAGITTYLSELSNGFNSLEGSLVQLPDVLETINQAQTEYKHLLSDRFDELKQFNRDFNNHLKAHNADSVSFEKHVREATNTYEQIGMKNKQLITDINTTISQMNSTFIQRENQLEANVGVLKDTLANYVTTLEGTLGEKLDKVARNISEYAQGTNQDLKREFKEIRTINEDIQQSNNRYTQQTFTELLQQIDKLNQHLQTFSQEATSLNTRRTGGLNQHD, encoded by the coding sequence ATGATAGAAGCAATTCTACAACTTTTTACAAGTGAGCAAAAAGCACAAGCTATTCTTTCAAATCAAATGATTGAGCTAATCTTCATCATTTTATTTGTTACGTTTATTGTTACCTTCTTTGTTCATGTTTCCTTGTTCAGTAAACTAAAGAAAATACGTTCTTACTTACAAGAAACAAACCGCATGGACATTGACCCTTTGCGTACCTTCAAGGAACAGTTTGACCTTAAACAGCAAACCGAACCTGTCAAAATAGAAACATTCGTTCAAGAGAAATTTTCTAGTTGGCGTGTCTATGGTATACCTATTGTCAGTCTCATTAAAATGATTCAAATGACCGTATCTATTTTTATTTTAATCGGGATATTAGGAACATTTATTGGCTTAACCATGTCATTAGGAAATATTAATTCAGGTGGAAATCAGCTTGTTGAAGATGTCGCAAGTGTTTTATCAGGAATTGATGTAGCATTTTACACAAGTATTGCCGGTATGGGGCTTTCATTAATTATGACGGTAATGATCAAAGCGCTGAATACAGAATTTCTCCTAACTGATATTATGTTAAAAGTTGAAACAAATTTAACTGAAAACGAACAGAACGGAATAAGTAAACTAATTGAAGTTTCGGAAAGTATTAATAACTCCATTCTCATGCTTCAAAAGACAAACCAAAAATCCTTACAAAGTATTGAAAGTTCTTTTGATGGTTTTAAAGACTATACTTCTGGCTTACAACAAGCCGCAAAAGATTTAGCTACATTTAATGAAGGATTATCTACTAATCTACATGACTTTCAACTTCTATTTACTAGTATGAATAAGGTAACAAACGGCTTTGATGATGCATCTAAAAAACTAAACAAAAATTTCGATCAACTCTTCTCTTATTTTAAGAAAATTGATCAAAGAAATGAACAAATGGCAAGTACATTTGAACATACGTATCAAAAAATCGAAGAAGTCTCGACAACACAAATAGATACCTTAACTCATTTTGAAGATACCGTGGTTGATTTAAAAACATTCACCTCTTCTATCTTAGATGGCCAACAAACAATAAGTAAAGAAAGTCAGCGTTTAGTGCGTCATATGGAAGAACAAAATAAAGAATTTAAACAAATATTCGGCAAAGACCTAGGAGCGAAACTAGCCGGAATTACAACATACTTAAGCGAACTCTCTAACGGTTTTAATAGCTTAGAAGGATCACTAGTTCAATTACCAGATGTACTAGAAACCATTAACCAAGCACAAACAGAATATAAACACCTTCTATCTGATCGCTTTGATGAATTAAAACAATTTAATCGAGATTTTAATAATCATCTCAAAGCACACAATGCAGATTCTGTTTCATTTGAAAAGCACGTACGTGAAGCCACAAACACCTATGAACAAATTGGAATGAAGAACAAGCAGCTTATTACAGATATAAATACCACTATTTCACAAATGAATAGCACATTCATTCAAAGAGAAAATCAACTCGAAGCAAATGTTGGTGTATTAAAAGATACGCTTGCTAACTATGTGACTACTTTAGAAGGAACACTTGGTGAAAAGTTAGATAAGGTTGCTCGAAATATTAGTGAATATGCACAGGGAACAAATCAGGATCTAAAAAGAGAATTTAAGGAAATTCGGACGATTAACGAAGACATTCAACAAAGTAATAATCGTTATACACAACAAACATTTACGGAACTTCTCCAACAAATTGATAAATTAAACCAGCATTTACAGACCTTCAGCCAGGAAGCAACAAGCCTTAATACAAGGCGTACGGGTGGTCTAAATCAACATGATTAA
- a CDS encoding OmpA family protein: MINKYQRLFKDEQEENHFWPSFTDLLTSILLCFVLIFISMMVIKSIQIEEMKETIDQIMGVRSELVKDLNAEFQDSTLGIEVDEKTGAIIFDTEILFEYDGAELKDDSFQFLDEFVPKYLDVLLASGYEEYISEIIIEGHADRTDGYLYNLKLSQDRAYSVAEYILGDEFPYKNIQDHLQEKLTVNGKSFSDGRTDENGDYSPEASRRVEFKFRLKDEEILDKTMEILEGN; the protein is encoded by the coding sequence ATGATTAATAAATATCAACGGTTGTTTAAGGACGAGCAGGAAGAGAATCATTTTTGGCCATCTTTCACTGATTTATTAACATCGATCTTACTGTGTTTTGTATTAATCTTTATTTCAATGATGGTTATTAAGTCCATTCAAATTGAAGAAATGAAAGAAACAATTGATCAAATTATGGGAGTACGCTCAGAACTTGTAAAGGACTTAAATGCAGAATTTCAAGATTCTACTTTAGGCATCGAGGTAGATGAGAAAACAGGTGCAATTATCTTTGACACAGAAATTTTATTTGAGTATGATGGTGCAGAATTAAAGGATGACTCCTTTCAATTTTTAGATGAGTTTGTTCCAAAGTATTTAGACGTCTTATTAGCAAGTGGCTATGAAGAATATATCTCAGAAATTATTATTGAAGGTCATGCTGATCGCACAGATGGCTATTTATATAATCTAAAGCTATCCCAAGATAGAGCATATAGTGTAGCAGAATATATACTAGGGGATGAATTCCCATATAAAAACATTCAAGATCACTTGCAGGAAAAATTAACGGTAAATGGTAAATCATTCTCAGACGGTCGCACCGATGAAAATGGTGACTACAGTCCAGAAGCTTCACGCCGAGTTGAATTCAAGTTCCGCTTAAAAGACGAAGAAATATTGGATAAAACAATGGAAATACTAGAAGGAAATTAA
- a CDS encoding bifunctional homocysteine S-methyltransferase/methylenetetrahydrofolate reductase yields MDLLTTLKEKILIADGAMGTLLYSHGVDRCFEELNVTHPEEIFHTHRAYVEAGANVIQTNTYSANYIKLARYGLEDKVKEINTQAVKIAKRAANKDTFVVGTIGGIRGSQKKLGTIEEIKRIFREQLYCLLLEGVDGLLLETYYSLEELTTVLAIAREATNLPIITNISMHEIGLLENGTPLNDALTQLDDAGADIVGVNCRLGPHYMIESLKTVALPKTAYLSAYPNASLPAYSDGKLIYNNNPDYFEQCAREFRNQGVRLFGGCCGTTPEHIVALKKGVEGFTPLLEKTDVKHPPIIEVQEPAARKKLDLAQIVTQRHSIIVELDPPRNLQTKEYLKGVQALKDVGVDAITLADNSLATPRISNLAMATLMKQQRIAITPLLHLTCRDRNLIGLQSHLMGLHTLGIHEILAITGDPTKIGGFPGASSVFDATSFELIKLIKQCNEGISFSGKSLKEKTSFRIAAAFNPNVHHLDKAVRRLEKKIDCGADYFLTQPIYQPEQIESLKQATKHIKQPIYIGIMPLTSSRNAEFLHHEVPGMKLTDDVRQRMKATGDNRILAEQEGMSVAKELIDVAFEHFNGIYLVTPFMRYDITVKLSSYIKQKVENAQEIIL; encoded by the coding sequence TTGGATTTATTAACCACACTGAAGGAAAAGATTCTAATTGCTGATGGTGCTATGGGTACCTTGCTTTACTCACATGGTGTTGATCGTTGTTTTGAAGAATTAAATGTAACCCATCCTGAAGAAATTTTCCATACACATAGGGCGTATGTAGAAGCAGGGGCTAATGTTATTCAAACAAATACGTACAGTGCAAATTATATTAAATTGGCACGTTATGGCTTGGAGGATAAGGTAAAAGAAATCAACACGCAAGCAGTAAAAATAGCTAAACGAGCAGCAAATAAGGATACATTTGTTGTTGGAACAATCGGTGGTATTCGTGGAAGTCAAAAAAAACTTGGCACTATAGAGGAAATCAAGCGAATTTTTCGCGAACAACTTTATTGTCTCTTATTAGAAGGTGTAGACGGGCTCCTTTTAGAAACGTATTATAGCCTAGAAGAATTAACAACCGTGTTAGCAATTGCTAGAGAAGCAACTAATCTACCGATTATTACAAATATTTCGATGCATGAAATTGGATTATTAGAGAATGGTACACCTTTAAATGATGCATTAACACAATTGGACGATGCTGGTGCAGATATCGTTGGCGTCAATTGCCGATTAGGTCCACACTACATGATTGAATCTTTAAAAACAGTGGCCTTACCGAAGACAGCTTACCTTTCCGCTTATCCTAATGCGAGTTTACCAGCATACAGTGATGGAAAGTTAATCTATAACAATAACCCAGACTATTTTGAACAATGTGCTAGAGAATTTCGTAATCAAGGTGTGCGGTTATTTGGTGGTTGTTGTGGTACCACTCCTGAACATATTGTAGCCCTTAAAAAAGGTGTCGAAGGTTTCACTCCCTTATTGGAAAAGACGGACGTTAAGCACCCTCCAATAATAGAAGTACAGGAGCCTGCTGCTCGAAAAAAGTTAGATCTAGCTCAAATTGTGACACAGAGACATTCTATTATTGTTGAATTAGATCCACCAAGGAATTTACAAACGAAAGAATATCTAAAAGGTGTGCAAGCATTAAAAGACGTTGGTGTTGACGCCATTACACTTGCTGATAATTCTTTAGCCACACCACGAATTAGCAATCTAGCAATGGCCACACTAATGAAACAACAAAGAATAGCCATCACGCCTCTTCTTCACTTAACTTGTCGTGACCGTAATTTAATCGGACTACAGTCTCATTTAATGGGATTACACACACTTGGTATCCATGAAATTTTAGCTATTACTGGTGATCCTACTAAGATAGGCGGTTTTCCAGGTGCATCGTCGGTATTTGACGCTACATCTTTTGAATTGATTAAGCTAATCAAACAATGTAATGAAGGTATCTCATTTTCAGGTAAGTCATTAAAAGAAAAAACATCCTTTCGTATCGCAGCAGCTTTTAACCCCAATGTTCATCACCTTGATAAAGCAGTACGTAGGCTAGAGAAAAAAATTGATTGTGGAGCAGATTATTTTTTGACCCAACCAATTTATCAACCCGAACAAATTGAGTCGCTAAAACAAGCAACTAAACATATTAAACAACCAATCTATATTGGTATTATGCCACTCACATCCTCACGAAATGCAGAATTCCTACATCATGAAGTACCAGGTATGAAACTAACAGATGACGTCCGTCAACGAATGAAGGCGACAGGTGATAATAGAATACTGGCAGAACAAGAAGGTATGTCAGTAGCAAAAGAATTAATCGATGTTGCTTTTGAACATTTTAATGGCATCTATTTAGTAACACCATTTATGCGCTATGACATCACAGTTAAACTTTCCAGTTATATCAAACAAAAGGTTGAAAATGCGCAAGAAATAATTTTATAA